In a genomic window of Cardiocondyla obscurior isolate alpha-2009 linkage group LG08, Cobs3.1, whole genome shotgun sequence:
- the Rfx gene encoding DNA-binding protein RFX2 isoform X3 — protein sequence MKTDSSLQQRRGSSGGGDDSVGAERGEGVIAMTTTGAQYALAAASTGANNSGGSSTAVGVDSKQNVVVVTTTSSSSGGGSGAQTQSARGQQLITVVTNPDPSSPNNLQPIQLLVQDPLETAADSSNGSTGPPAHVTAQVVVNTTHSGQHTLVDSDAASTSAGTIVGGSPHYITVTGTSDSTSYASLTTAVVSGDAEAVGSESVSHPTYVQYVEGDGSTYIPANGQMTYPVYAVGETGAMYTPASGQYYTPATTPVTYAQVTGQGTNSTTGQLLSQGNGTYLIQQSVVDGDPTHALISAAAARTSPPTETAEAVVSGGGGAYLISGNSGSTNVEETAVNVTHATRVSQATVNWLLENYETADGVSLPRSTLYNHYLRHCSENKLDPVNAASFGKLIRSVFVGLRTRRLGTRGNSKYHYYGIRVKPSSPLSVLNEDGTSRQQQSANTQSKRFKFNQKQESSYENNAHANTNISNNSSPPQYHQYLGEASGAIPDFPEIFIGHDSSLPEDCTLEDIDTFRSIYREHCEAFLDAVLNFEFATIESLWREFWRSQDNNNGDECEEEKYLSKTKLYQMCQCTEVQDFIKKVDYTFYQNLVDVLMPNVLRPIPSSLTQSIRNFAKGLESWLQSAMADCPEEMTQIKLTAVSAFAQTLRRYTSLNHLAQAARAVLQNSGQIHQMLNDLNRVDFHNVQEQASWVCQCDYGMVQRLEADFKVTLQQQNSLEDWAIWLKGVVTQALKPHEEKPTFAKAARQFLLKWSFYSSMVIRDLTLRSAASFGSFHLIRLLYDEYMFYLIEHQVAIATGTTPIAVMGDKSQNCSLISNFEATSNGDASNVSQLKRS from the exons ATTCGTCTCTCCAACAGAGGAGAGGTAGTAGCGGTGGTGGCGACGATTCAGTGGGTGCAGAGAGAGGCGAAGGAGTGATTGCCATGACTACGACAGGAGCCCAGTATGCCCTCGCAGCAGCATCCACCGGAGCTAATAACAGTGGGGGTAGCTCTACAGCAGTAGGGGTGGATTCTAAGCAAAATGTGGTTGTCGTGACTACTACTTCCAGTTCCAGTGGCGGTGGCAGCGGAGCACAGACTCAGTCTGCCAGAGGCCAGCAGCTTATCACTGTTGTAACCAACCCTGATCCTTCCAGTCCAAATAATCTGCAGCCTATTCAG ttatTGGTTCAGGATCCGCTTGAAACAGCTGCAGATTCGTCCAACGGCTCAACAGGTCCACCAGCGCATGTTACAGCACAGGTAGTGGTCAATACTACTCATTCGGGCCAGCATACGCTTGTGGACTCTGACGCTGCTTCTACGTCAGCCGGTACTATCGTCGGTGGTTCTCCACACTATATAACAGTTACAG GCACCAGTGATTCGACATCCTACGCGTCCCTCACAACAGCCGTAG TATCTGGTGACGCAGAAGCGGTGGGGTCCGAATCAGTTTCTCATCCAACTTACGTTCAATATGTCGAGGGGGATGGTTCTACGTATATACCAGCGAATGGCCAGAT GACATATCCCGTTTATGCTGTCGGCGAGACGGGGGCGATGTATACTCCAGCTTCGGGTCAGTACTATACTCCAGCCACAACGCCAGTAACATATGCACAG gTCACAGGACAAGGCACAAACTCGACTACTGGACAACTGTTATCACAAGGCAACGGCACATACTTGATTCAACAGAGTGTAGTAGATGGAGATCCGACTCACGCGCTCATATCCGCAGCTGCTGCTCGCACTAGTCCACCAACGGAAACAGCG GAGGCTGTTGTTAGCGGTGGTGGCGGGGCGTACTTGATCAGCGGTAATTCTGGAAGTACCAACGTGGAAGAGACGGCGGTAAATGTGACGCATGCTACTAGAGTCTCCCAGGCTACC GTTAATTGGTTGTTGGAAAATTACGAAACCGCCGATGGTGTATCTCTTCCAAGATCAACTCTCTACAATCATTACTTACGTCATTGTTCCGAAAACAAACTGGATCCTGTGAACGCAGCCAGTTTCGGAAAGTTAATACGCTCTGTCTTTGTGGGTTTGAGAACCAGACGTTTAGGAACTAG aGGAAACTCGAAGTATCATTACTATGGAATTCGTGTAAAACCAAGCTCACCTTTATCTGTATTAAACGAAGATGGAACGTCGAGACAACAGCAGAGCGCGAACACTCAAAGCaaacgatttaaatttaatcaaaaacAGGAATCATCTTACGAGAATAACGCTCATGCAAACACAAATATATCTAATAATTCTTCGCCGCCACAATATCATCAATATCTTGGCGAAGCGAGTGGCGCCATTCCCGATTTTCCAGAGATCTTTATTGGTCATGATTCGTCTCTGCCTGAAGATTGCACTCTTGAAGACATCGATACGTTCCGTAGCATATATAGAGAACATTGTGAAGCGTTTTTGGACGCGGTGTTGAATTTTGAATTTGCCACAATAGAGAGCCTTTGGAGAGAATTCTGGCGCAGCCAAGACAATAACAACGGTGATGAATGTGAAGAAGAGAAATATTTGTCAAA aACTAAATTATATCAGATGTGTCAGTGTACAGAAGTACAAGACTTTATCAAAAAGGTAGACTATACATTCTATCAGAATCTAGTCGATGTTTTAATGCCTAATGTATTGCGACCGATACCAa gTTCATTGACACAGTCTATCCGAAATTTTGCAAAGGGATTAGAATCCTGGTTACAGTCAGCAATGGCAGATTGTCCCGAAGAAATGACGCAAATTAAG TTAACTGCAGTATCAGCTTTTGCTCAAACTTTAAGACGCTATACATCCTTGAATCATCTTGCACAGGCTGCGCGAGCGGTACTTCAAAATTCTGGTCAAATTCATCAAATGCTAAATGACTTAAATCGTGTTGATTTTCACAACGTGCAAGAACAA gcATCCTGGGTATGTCAATGTGATTACGGGATGGTACAACGTCTTGAGGCCGATTTTAAGGTAACGTTGCAGCAACAAAATTCATTGGAAGATTGGGCGATTTGGTTGAAAGGAGTTGTGACTCAAGCGCTTAAGCCACATGAAGAGAAACCAACATTTGCTAAAGCTGCACGTCAATTCCTGCTTAAATGGTCGTTTTATAG CTCGATGGTTATCCGGGATCTTACTTTAAGGAGTGCTGCGAGTTTCGGATCTTTTCATCTTATCAGACTACTTTATGACGAATACATGTTTTACTTAATAGAGCATCAAGTCGCTATTGCAACTGGAACTACTCCAATAGCTGTAATGGGAGAC aAAAGTCAAAATTGTTCTTTAATTAGTAACTTTGAGGCAACGTCCAATGGAG atgcGTCTAATGTAAGCCAACTAAAACGAAGCTAA
- the Rfx gene encoding DNA-binding protein RFX2 isoform X5 encodes MTTTGAQYALAAASTGANNSGGSSTAVGVDSKQNVVVVTTTSSSSGGGSGAQTQSARGQQLITVVTNPDPSSPNNLQPIQLLVQDPLETAADSSNGSTGPPAHVTAQVVVNTTHSGQHTLVDSDAASTSAGTIVGGSPHYITVTGTSDSTSYASLTTAVVSGDAEAVGSESVSHPTYVQYVEGDGSTYIPANGQMTYPVYAVGETGAMYTPASGQYYTPATTPVTYAQVTGQGTNSTTGQLLSQGNGTYLIQQSVVDGDPTHALISAAAARTSPPTETAEAVVSGGGGAYLISGNSGSTNVEETAVNVTHATRVSQATVNWLLENYETADGVSLPRSTLYNHYLRHCSENKLDPVNAASFGKLIRSVFVGLRTRRLGTRGNSKYHYYGIRVKPSSPLSVLNEDGTSRQQQSANTQSKRFKFNQKQESSYENNAHANTNISNNSSPPQYHQYLGEASGAIPDFPEIFIGHDSSLPEDCTLEDIDTFRSIYREHCEAFLDAVLNFEFATIESLWREFWRSQDNNNGDECEEEKYLSKTKLYQMCQCTEVQDFIKKVDYTFYQNLVDVLMPNVLRPIPSSLTQSIRNFAKGLESWLQSAMADCPEEMTQIKLTAVSAFAQTLRRYTSLNHLAQAARAVLQNSGQIHQMLNDLNRVDFHNVQEQASWVCQCDYGMVQRLEADFKVTLQQQNSLEDWAIWLKGVVTQALKPHEEKPTFAKAARQFLLKWSFYSSMVIRDLTLRSAASFGSFHLIRLLYDEYMFYLIEHQVAIATGTTPIAVMGDKSQNCSLISNFEATSNGDASNVSQLKRS; translated from the exons ATGACTACGACAGGAGCCCAGTATGCCCTCGCAGCAGCATCCACCGGAGCTAATAACAGTGGGGGTAGCTCTACAGCAGTAGGGGTGGATTCTAAGCAAAATGTGGTTGTCGTGACTACTACTTCCAGTTCCAGTGGCGGTGGCAGCGGAGCACAGACTCAGTCTGCCAGAGGCCAGCAGCTTATCACTGTTGTAACCAACCCTGATCCTTCCAGTCCAAATAATCTGCAGCCTATTCAG ttatTGGTTCAGGATCCGCTTGAAACAGCTGCAGATTCGTCCAACGGCTCAACAGGTCCACCAGCGCATGTTACAGCACAGGTAGTGGTCAATACTACTCATTCGGGCCAGCATACGCTTGTGGACTCTGACGCTGCTTCTACGTCAGCCGGTACTATCGTCGGTGGTTCTCCACACTATATAACAGTTACAG GCACCAGTGATTCGACATCCTACGCGTCCCTCACAACAGCCGTAG TATCTGGTGACGCAGAAGCGGTGGGGTCCGAATCAGTTTCTCATCCAACTTACGTTCAATATGTCGAGGGGGATGGTTCTACGTATATACCAGCGAATGGCCAGAT GACATATCCCGTTTATGCTGTCGGCGAGACGGGGGCGATGTATACTCCAGCTTCGGGTCAGTACTATACTCCAGCCACAACGCCAGTAACATATGCACAG gTCACAGGACAAGGCACAAACTCGACTACTGGACAACTGTTATCACAAGGCAACGGCACATACTTGATTCAACAGAGTGTAGTAGATGGAGATCCGACTCACGCGCTCATATCCGCAGCTGCTGCTCGCACTAGTCCACCAACGGAAACAGCG GAGGCTGTTGTTAGCGGTGGTGGCGGGGCGTACTTGATCAGCGGTAATTCTGGAAGTACCAACGTGGAAGAGACGGCGGTAAATGTGACGCATGCTACTAGAGTCTCCCAGGCTACC GTTAATTGGTTGTTGGAAAATTACGAAACCGCCGATGGTGTATCTCTTCCAAGATCAACTCTCTACAATCATTACTTACGTCATTGTTCCGAAAACAAACTGGATCCTGTGAACGCAGCCAGTTTCGGAAAGTTAATACGCTCTGTCTTTGTGGGTTTGAGAACCAGACGTTTAGGAACTAG aGGAAACTCGAAGTATCATTACTATGGAATTCGTGTAAAACCAAGCTCACCTTTATCTGTATTAAACGAAGATGGAACGTCGAGACAACAGCAGAGCGCGAACACTCAAAGCaaacgatttaaatttaatcaaaaacAGGAATCATCTTACGAGAATAACGCTCATGCAAACACAAATATATCTAATAATTCTTCGCCGCCACAATATCATCAATATCTTGGCGAAGCGAGTGGCGCCATTCCCGATTTTCCAGAGATCTTTATTGGTCATGATTCGTCTCTGCCTGAAGATTGCACTCTTGAAGACATCGATACGTTCCGTAGCATATATAGAGAACATTGTGAAGCGTTTTTGGACGCGGTGTTGAATTTTGAATTTGCCACAATAGAGAGCCTTTGGAGAGAATTCTGGCGCAGCCAAGACAATAACAACGGTGATGAATGTGAAGAAGAGAAATATTTGTCAAA aACTAAATTATATCAGATGTGTCAGTGTACAGAAGTACAAGACTTTATCAAAAAGGTAGACTATACATTCTATCAGAATCTAGTCGATGTTTTAATGCCTAATGTATTGCGACCGATACCAa gTTCATTGACACAGTCTATCCGAAATTTTGCAAAGGGATTAGAATCCTGGTTACAGTCAGCAATGGCAGATTGTCCCGAAGAAATGACGCAAATTAAG TTAACTGCAGTATCAGCTTTTGCTCAAACTTTAAGACGCTATACATCCTTGAATCATCTTGCACAGGCTGCGCGAGCGGTACTTCAAAATTCTGGTCAAATTCATCAAATGCTAAATGACTTAAATCGTGTTGATTTTCACAACGTGCAAGAACAA gcATCCTGGGTATGTCAATGTGATTACGGGATGGTACAACGTCTTGAGGCCGATTTTAAGGTAACGTTGCAGCAACAAAATTCATTGGAAGATTGGGCGATTTGGTTGAAAGGAGTTGTGACTCAAGCGCTTAAGCCACATGAAGAGAAACCAACATTTGCTAAAGCTGCACGTCAATTCCTGCTTAAATGGTCGTTTTATAG CTCGATGGTTATCCGGGATCTTACTTTAAGGAGTGCTGCGAGTTTCGGATCTTTTCATCTTATCAGACTACTTTATGACGAATACATGTTTTACTTAATAGAGCATCAAGTCGCTATTGCAACTGGAACTACTCCAATAGCTGTAATGGGAGAC aAAAGTCAAAATTGTTCTTTAATTAGTAACTTTGAGGCAACGTCCAATGGAG atgcGTCTAATGTAAGCCAACTAAAACGAAGCTAA